From Candidatus Limnocylindria bacterium, a single genomic window includes:
- a CDS encoding MFS transporter, protein MRMRTATIAFGGFVILGLPTGMLGIAWPFMRAELDAPLAGLGVVLAAMTVTEFGSSALSGIVRARFGTIALLLLPAALAAGGILLFTLAQTWTTIILAAAVLGAGLGLLDAAFNTEVALRRGIRFMGALHASWAVGATLGPPLIGLVLVVAGSWRLGYAIAALAFVSFAIATYLARGDLAATPESEDAPIATSGARRASVMGGALMFVYVGIELGAGQWSFTRLTVDGALTDGLAGLAVFLYWSALAAGRIALALFGERTEAALLVDLSVAGAVASAVAFWILPPPIAALLALPSIGLSLSVFVPLLLYLVPRRVGRAAAPHVIGYLVAAGMIGGAVLPAGIGLVLQATGVSSLGICLTALAATFGVLNLAARGR, encoded by the coding sequence ATGCGCATGAGGACGGCGACCATCGCGTTCGGCGGCTTCGTGATCCTCGGGCTGCCGACGGGGATGCTCGGCATCGCCTGGCCGTTCATGCGCGCGGAGCTCGATGCCCCGCTCGCGGGACTGGGCGTCGTGCTCGCCGCGATGACGGTGACCGAGTTCGGTTCGAGCGCTCTCTCAGGGATTGTTCGCGCGCGATTCGGCACGATCGCGCTGCTGCTCCTGCCGGCCGCGCTCGCGGCGGGCGGGATCCTGCTGTTCACGCTGGCACAGACGTGGACGACGATCATCCTCGCCGCGGCCGTCCTGGGCGCGGGTCTCGGCCTGCTCGACGCGGCGTTCAACACCGAAGTCGCCCTCCGGCGGGGCATCCGCTTCATGGGCGCGCTCCACGCGTCGTGGGCCGTCGGCGCAACGCTCGGACCGCCGCTCATCGGGCTCGTGCTTGTCGTTGCGGGCTCCTGGCGGCTCGGCTATGCGATCGCGGCGCTGGCCTTCGTGTCGTTCGCGATCGCGACGTATCTCGCGCGTGGTGACCTTGCGGCGACTCCCGAAAGCGAAGACGCGCCGATCGCGACGAGCGGCGCCCGCCGGGCATCGGTCATGGGCGGTGCTCTCATGTTCGTCTACGTCGGCATCGAGCTTGGCGCGGGGCAGTGGAGCTTCACGCGCCTGACCGTCGACGGAGCGCTCACCGACGGGCTCGCTGGTCTCGCGGTCTTCCTCTACTGGTCGGCGCTCGCGGCGGGTCGCATCGCGCTCGCGCTCTTCGGCGAACGGACCGAAGCGGCGCTGCTCGTCGATCTCAGCGTGGCCGGCGCGGTCGCGAGCGCGGTCGCCTTCTGGATCCTCCCGCCACCGATCGCCGCACTCCTCGCGCTGCCGAGCATCGGCCTTTCGCTCTCGGTGTTCGTGCCGCTACTCCTGTATCTCGTCCCGCGACGCGTGGGTCGCGCGGCGGCACCCCATGTGATCGGCTACCTGGTCGCGGCGGGCATGATCGGCGGTGCGGTCCTGCCCGCGGGCATCGGACTGGTGCTGCAAGCGACCGGCGTGTCGAGCCTTGGCATCTGCCTTACCGCGCTCGCGGCGACCTTTGGCGTCCTCAACCTCGCCGCACGCGGGCGATGA
- a CDS encoding DUF4437 domain-containing protein produces the protein MNAPRALRTSLLAFSTVAAFVASSCGGAASPTVATSAPTAAPTVAVASAAPAMLLTPANSVPQPFVWAKASAAFPPGLEVMVMEGDPSKAGVPFTQRLKFPDGYVLPPHQHPIEEHVTVVQGTFVVGMGTSGKRETAIEMPTGSFILIPALTQHYVFAKGVTITQVHGIGPSGIAYVNPADDPRKP, from the coding sequence ATGAACGCTCCGCGCGCGCTCCGCACATCTCTGCTCGCGTTCTCGACCGTGGCCGCCTTCGTAGCGAGCTCCTGCGGCGGAGCGGCGTCGCCCACAGTCGCGACGTCTGCGCCGACGGCGGCACCGACGGTGGCGGTCGCCTCAGCGGCACCCGCGATGCTGCTGACGCCGGCCAACTCGGTCCCGCAGCCGTTCGTGTGGGCAAAAGCATCGGCTGCCTTTCCGCCTGGCCTCGAAGTCATGGTGATGGAAGGCGATCCGAGCAAAGCCGGCGTTCCGTTCACGCAGCGACTCAAGTTCCCTGACGGATACGTGTTGCCGCCGCATCAGCATCCGATCGAAGAGCACGTGACCGTGGTCCAGGGCACGTTCGTCGTCGGCATGGGCACGAGCGGCAAGCGCGAGACAGCCATCGAGATGCCGACCGGCTCGTTCATCCTGATCCCGGCCCTGACCCAGCACTACGTCTTCGCGAAGGGCGTGACGATCACGCAGGTCCATGGCATCGGCCCCAGCGGGATCGCGTATGTGAATCCCGCGGACGATCCCCGGAAGCCATAA
- a CDS encoding pyridoxamine 5'-phosphate oxidase family protein: protein MQLSDSGRALVETARSAAMITLRRDGSAHAVRVGVALVDGKVWSSGTADRVRTRHLRRDPRSTLIVFAAGREALTLEARVNIIEGPDVPELSWKLFSLMQRAMTPAPPPGHLMWYGKLKTREEFLQAMIAERRLIYEFDVIREYGAQL from the coding sequence GTGCAGTTGAGCGACAGCGGGCGGGCGCTCGTCGAAACGGCCCGAAGCGCGGCCATGATCACCCTCAGGCGCGACGGCAGCGCGCACGCGGTCCGCGTGGGGGTCGCGCTCGTCGATGGCAAGGTATGGAGCAGCGGGACCGCGGACCGCGTACGCACGCGTCACTTGCGCCGCGATCCGCGCTCGACACTGATCGTGTTCGCAGCCGGTCGCGAGGCGCTTACCCTCGAGGCGAGGGTCAACATCATCGAAGGACCCGACGTCCCGGAGCTGAGCTGGAAGCTCTTCTCGCTCATGCAGCGCGCGATGACGCCAGCTCCCCCGCCCGGACATCTCATGTGGTACGGCAAACTGAAGACGCGCGAGGAATTCCTTCAGGCGATGATCGCCGAGCGCCGGCTGATCTACGAGTTCGACGTCATCCGCGAGTACGGCGCGCAGCTTTAG